Genomic window (Sphaeramia orbicularis chromosome 7, fSphaOr1.1, whole genome shotgun sequence):
AGTGGTGAATGTAAACTCTGCTTTGGAGACTGAGGTTGATATCAATAATGCCATCACTGCCATCCGCAGAAATGGAGTTGCTCTTAAAGGTAACCGTCCCCTATGCTTTTCTGTGTCAGCTGCAGTGACAAGTGAAAACATCCACAAACACAGCTGTTAGAAGTTTAAAATAAACCCCTGACCCTATGGTTTGACTGTGACATTGCTTGACTCTCCTGATAGGTAACATAGAAACCAAACACACCATGCCACCCTCTGTCAAATCCAGAAACAATGTACTTCGGTAAGGGAACTAATGATCATTTCAGTTTCATTGTTATAGGTCCTACATCTATCATATAATTTGGCCCTTTGTGTCTTTGGCTCCTTTTCCCACTGTGTGTTTTAACAGTACAAGCTTAGATCTGTATGCCAATGTGATGCACTGCCAGTCCCTCCCTGGAGTCCAGACTCGCCACAAGAATATTGACATCATGATCATCAGGGAGAACACAGAGGGGGAGTACAGCAGTCTGGAGCACGAggtcagacagaacagaaaaccgAGCAGTTAATATGTCTCCTGAAACATACACTTCATGAAAGGCTGTTTCATTCTGTCTCTATCCCCACCTTCACTTCGTTTTTGCTTTAAAATTGGCAATGTTCTATCCACGCACAATTTAAAAATAAAGCGTTATAGAAATTCACAAATTACAATTTTCTTAGCAGATTCCAGTTTTAATATTAATAACTAAATAACTTACATTAACACTGTATGCGGTTTTCGTTTATGGAAAGTCaatttcagaataaaatattgtcTATTAAATAACTTACATTTTCTTCGAAACTGCATTAAGTTACAGGACACACACTCACTTCTAATCATGCACATGAACCATCATGCTGCTCATCCATATAAATCTGATTTTCACAAAATTAGATGAAGAAGaataatctttattttgtcagtaggttcacacatgtaaacatgcaccacaccggAAATTGTCTGCCTTTATCACACACTGCAtattaggagcagtgggctcaccatatcagacgcctggggagcaaatgggggattaagtgccttgctcatggCAAGGCCACCCATCATTCAccagctgactctccagccatctaggccacggctgccccAGTGTATCTGAGGCTGAGCTGCCTGTTACCGGTTGTGGCTGATTCAGTTGGAAAACATCTGATGCTAGTCAGCGGCTGATTGATCGACACATCAGTGTAGTGTTGATTTGCCAAGTGGAAGAATATTACGCAGTCCTTAATGATGTGCATTTCTCATATGCTTGATGCATTTTTGTGGTATAGTTACTCAAACCTTAGAATTGTTAAGTCTGTATATCCTCTCTGCAATATGGTTCATCAGTTATTCCATTTGTGATAATAttcattcaagtttttattgtCTTCTTCAGAGTGTTTCTGGGGTGGTGGAGAGCCTTAAAATTATCACCAGGAATAACTCCCTCAGGATTGCTGACTATGCTTTCCGACTGGCTAGAGAAAAAGGTCGCCGCAGGGTCACTGCTGTGCACAAGGCCAATATTATGTGAGTTATTCTTTGCCGAGTTTATCATTGCAGTGCTGACTGACCACCTTCATATTTAATATTGTGAATTGCTTATTTCAACAGGAAGCTTGGTGACGGCTTATTCCTGCAGTGCTGCAGAGAGGTGGCCTCAGGCTATCCAGACATCACATTTGACAGCATGATTGTAGACAATACTACCATGCAGGTACACATGAACAGACGTTTAATGcatcatttgtgtttgttttatgttgGCGTGTCTAAATTATTTCCCTGCTACAATGTTTATTTGCATACTCCAGCTGGTGTCCAAGCCACAGCAATTTGATGTGATGGTGATGCCCAATCTGTATGGGAATGTGGTGAGCAATGTTTGTGCTGGCCTGGTGGGAGGGCCtggcctggtgcctggagccaatTATGGCCGTGATTATGCTGTCTTTGAAACAGTAAGTATTATGGAACATTTTGAGGAGAAAAAGAATACATAAATTATGTCTGTATCATGTGCTGTAAATTCATCTTCATTTGCTAAACTTTATCTGCCTCTCAGGCCACAAGGAACACAGGAAAGAGTATTGCAGACAGGAACATTGCTAACCCCACTGCCATGCTGTTAGCCAGCTGCATGATGCTGGACCACCTAAAGTAAGCTCAATTCACACCTTCTTCTTGTTTCCTTTGTGTAATGCAATGTTGCCTTTAGACATGTGAAATGGTCGGTATTAAGAGAACTTTCACACCAGCTTTTGTAGCCCGTTGGATCTGAAACTGCTTTGTTAGAACAGGTGTGAACATAGCAATTGCACTGTAATACAGACCAAAACATCTGCACCAAGACCTTTTAGGAGAGGTGGTCTCAATCTGCTTTCAAACAAACACTGTAGTGGTTTGTTTGAAGTGGAAAAGTGATCTGATCACAGTCAGATCCAGCTACAACATAAACTAAATAGACTTAAGCTGAACGACaaagacctcagctccaaaatgaagccagtttGGTAGTATCTTGAAGTTGTAATGCCACAAACCGCCACTGGTCAGTATGAGTCGTAtgggtttttgtttggtttttattttgtgAATAATTACGTTTTCTGGACAGACAGCTCCACTCTAATTTTCAGGGTTCGTATGGGTGCTTAAAATCCtttaaaatgcttgaatttttttgcacaaaaaaaatgaaaaaaagaaaatgcttgaatttcaattttgtgttGTCAagatctgaaaagtgcttgaattttagtttaagtgcttgcaattataattcTGTGATgtggtttatttctttatttttagtattaactctgccaggttagatgcaaagccaaagcgacttacagagaggtgaaacattttgaaaaataaaactttaccaGGTATTCTCAGGTTGACTctaggtacatttttattttaaactttGGCTTGGTGCGAGTGCGTCTGAAGAACGCCAGGTgtgttccctttttttggatgaaactttgtgttctcctttactttatgctattattaaacatcattttacatgtttatagcataatacagtgtacatcattgtgataaaaggGAACAAATAATGTATGTAGTATATGTATtactgtagatatgtattttaccccagagATAAGGAGCTGTACTGGAAAAATATGAAAGTAACACTTAAacgtgcttgaaaagtgcttgaatttgaccttgaaaaatgtgtgcgAACCCTGAATTGTGGTCAATAGATCAGACTAACAAGACGTGATAGGACTTTGTTAGGTAGTGCTTGACGAAGTTTACTGTTTACCACATCATTAAGCATGCACTAGCTCCGAACACAGGACTGTCctcctgtattttttttccttccttataTAGACACATCCAACCAATTAAAGCGTTGGACGCACTTAAATTTCTTACTGTGTGAAAAGAAACTGAATCAAAGGGGAAACACTTTACATTTAGTTCATTTGGAGCCAGTGAAACTCTAGGTGTTAAAACTCCCCAAACTCATCactgtacatttatttttttttgtcctggcATTGTAGTTTATATGTAttgttatttattgttgcagTATACACTCTATATTGGATCTCCATTAGTTGCCACCTTGGTAGCAGCTATTCTTGTCCACAGACAACCAAAcagaatatataaaataatacataTACCATAGAAGTCTCATGGTGTTCTACACATTGTTCCTTCTCCATGTCTCCAGGCTCTTTGATTATGCAAGTTCGATCCGTAATGCAGTCCTCACCACCATGAATGAAACCAGGGTGAGTTTTTCTTCACAGACCGGCCCCTCCTCTGCCCTTCCTCACTATTTTACAGCTTCCCTGCTATTGTAGTTTGACATGAGCTTAGAGGCAGCGGTGGCAGGTCTGGCATGTTTCCTTTTCGCCATCACAAAAAGCACCATTGTGTCCCGTCACGGTCACAAAGCCTTTATGAAGTGCTAAACTGTATGGTATCAGATTTTACATTGTGAGGCATTGACATTAATTACAGTCCCTGGGGTAGTTTAAAACCTGATCTGTGTATCTGTTTAGCTTATTTATCCTCCAGGGAAAACTCTTCCAATTCATAACTGATATTCACTAATAGAATACATGTCAAAAAGCATTGTTAGTGTTCAACATTATAGACTTTTGTTATTTAATTTGAATAATTTACGATCATATTTccaagagtttttttttgttgttgttgttgttgcagttgCATACAGCTGATATCGGAGGCCAGGGCACTACCTCAGAGGTGGTGCAGTCAGTCATGAGGATCATCCAGAGTAAGGGGCAACTCACAGCTGAGCTCTAAACACCAAAGTCATCAGAGGAGGAGTAGGAGCGTGTGTCTGCCACAGGTGTACGATATAAGAAGATCCACACGCATGTCTGTTCCACTAGGTCACGTCTTATCACCGCCGTCATAACAgttgtcctttttctttttcacgCTGCTTACTGACCACTGTACTGCACAAACTGCCTTTTACTAACACCTGGTCTCATTTAGAACGGTTACCTTTTGATACATTTCCATCATCACCCCTATGGTGAGAAGTCCTTATAGTGCGGTTCATCCACTTTGAAATCTGTCTGAGGCGTTAGTAAGCTTCTTGGATCATGTTAAATACCACTCACATATTCAATTCTTTCAATTTCAAGGTGGATCCTTATTTATTTTACAACTTACAACCTCTTTTGTCGAAAGTGCAATGCCCATTAAATGCCTTATCAGATCagctgtgcattaaaaatggtgACTTGGCATCTTCTTTTATACTGTATCATGACAGGTGGTGTATATGTTAACTTATGTCAATGTGCCATTGTAGTCTTCTCATGTAAATGTGAATCCCATCATGTAAATGTGGATTATATCATTGCAATATACGGTTCTTTTGTTAAAGTTTAACATGGCAGGATTAAGacgtttttttcttaaatctgtGGACATGTACATGTAGAACATAAATATTATCAATAAAGAAATAATCTACCTTGAAATGCTTTTCTTTTAAATGTTAGATGTTTCCATTTCTTCATTGGGGTTAACATAGTAGAAGCTGGACACATTCTGAAGATGGTGAACAGAAACCTTAAAACATTGGATCATTTGTTCGTAATTTTTCCTAATTTGCCTGTACGTGAGAAAATCAAGCTCTATCCTGCAGGGGCtgagttttcttcttttttttttcttaattcaaacaaGGTAAAGCTCAGTGATCCTTCCGTTTGTTTTACAATTTCACGCCCCATCAATGACATTTCAAATGCTTTGGATGACAAGCTGCTGTTCCATATCTGATCACTAGGTGGCAACACAACTTTCTACAAATGCCAAGTGCTGCAACATTTGGCAAATTTTGTGTTTATACTCATAATTTAAGTTAATCTATACACTGTTATATGAAATACCAGAAATATCTGTAGTTAACTTTATAAATGATACTAATTATTATTGTGAAAAGCTTTAGGGAAGTTAAGCATCTGGCAGAAGAGTTGTTCCACATAATTGTGAGAATTTAAATATTGTTCTGTTCATGTGATCTTCAGACTCTTGGACAAGGACTGCTTTTTTTTAGGCTAGCGTGAAGGATTTTGGCTTTACTATCATTCAAAACTATTCTCAGTTTACATAATTTATGGTTTTCTTCAATGAAATCACTCTTCATTATTGTTTCACCTGGTTCTTAAGACTGACCACACAGCGATATCTAGTGTGAGTCATATTGAAGAAAAACCTCTGTTTTCCTCTGAGGCTGCAGATACAGGATGAGGAACAGATACTTCAGAGTGGTATATCATTCAGCAGTACACCTCCTGCTTTCATTCTCTGTGTTGTACAAATAATCCCAGTGCACCTCCCTGCTGCTGATAGGGTCTGTGGTTATGGGCCACATCCCATTGTAATAATGACACAGACTGATTTACCATGCCCAGCTTTGTGGGAAAGTCAAAAACTGTTCCATCTGTTTGAACATTTGCATATTGAGTGAAGAAACCTTTTGTGAGAGATGagacgacttttttttttttttttcaatttagcgGGCTCAGGGGATCAACAAGCGTACAGTGTGCAGTGTGTGAAATGTGCAGGGAATTACTACGTGTGTATCTTGGCCTCTGCCAACTGGCTGTCTGTAACTGTTTTCCTCCCTTTTCATTCATGTTAGTTATTCATTCTGCTGAGAGACAGAGTTGGCTAATTTagaattaatctgttttttttttctttctttttacttCATATGAGACCAGCTTTTGTTTCATCATCTTACTCCAATTATGTTGCTG
Coding sequences:
- the idh3g gene encoding isocitrate dehydrogenase [NAD] subunit gamma, mitochondrial isoform X1, translating into MAAHSAVFSVSKILTSFRGGHLGNTAKVFGTTVTSQRNKAVLTGENIPPPAKYGGRHTVTLIPGDGIGPELLGHVREVFRFSCVPVDFEVVNVNSALETEVDINNAITAIRRNGVALKGNIETKHTMPPSVKSRNNVLRTSLDLYANVMHCQSLPGVQTRHKNIDIMIIRENTEGEYSSLEHESVSGVVESLKIITRNNSLRIADYAFRLAREKGRRRVTAVHKANIMKLGDGLFLQCCREVASGYPDITFDSMIVDNTTMQLVSKPQQFDVMVMPNLYGNVVSNVCAGLVGGPGLVPGANYGRDYAVFETATRNTGKSIADRNIANPTAMLLASCMMLDHLKLFDYASSIRNAVLTTMNETRLHTADIGGQGTTSEVVQSVMRIIQSKGQLTAEL
- the idh3g gene encoding isocitrate dehydrogenase [NAD] subunit gamma, mitochondrial isoform X2 → MAAHSAVFSVSKILTSFRGGHLGNTAKVFGTTVTSQRNKAVLTPPPAKYGGRHTVTLIPGDGIGPELLGHVREVFRFSCVPVDFEVVNVNSALETEVDINNAITAIRRNGVALKGNIETKHTMPPSVKSRNNVLRTSLDLYANVMHCQSLPGVQTRHKNIDIMIIRENTEGEYSSLEHESVSGVVESLKIITRNNSLRIADYAFRLAREKGRRRVTAVHKANIMKLGDGLFLQCCREVASGYPDITFDSMIVDNTTMQLVSKPQQFDVMVMPNLYGNVVSNVCAGLVGGPGLVPGANYGRDYAVFETATRNTGKSIADRNIANPTAMLLASCMMLDHLKLFDYASSIRNAVLTTMNETRLHTADIGGQGTTSEVVQSVMRIIQSKGQLTAEL